One region of Armigeres subalbatus isolate Guangzhou_Male chromosome 3, GZ_Asu_2, whole genome shotgun sequence genomic DNA includes:
- the LOC134225446 gene encoding uncharacterized protein LOC134225446, translating to MAKLITTVEMSRLSLCFALFSVALVLLDTTTATPTEADQRFKRSPQMPQMPQPPSPPSGFPNPPSMPSFRRIVRQLPEDIPEDVPHEFPSRLQARTQRHVHGSEPMDHVRTDRSSGRMVNYRLKREARGTGGKFPNRGG from the exons ATGGCTAAGCTCATTACAACTGTGGAAATGAGTCGTTTGAGTTTGTGCTTCGCGCTGTTTTCAGTGGCGTTGGTTTTGCTGGATACGACAACCGCAACACCCACCGAAGCAGATCAAAGG TTTAAAAGAAGTCCTCAAATGCCACAAATGCCGCAACCGCCATCTCCGCCAAGTGGATTTCCAAACCCACCATCTATGCCATCGTTCCGAAGA ATCGTTAGGCAGCTCCCGGAGGATATACCCGAGGATGTACCCCACGAGTTTCCTTCG CGTCTCCAAGCTAGAACCCAGCGCCACGTACATGGAAGTGAACCGATGGATCATGTAAGGACAGATCGCAGCAGTGGCAGAATGGTGAATTATCGTTTGAAGCGAGAAGCACGTGGTactggtggaaagtttccgaaccGGGGAGgatga